Part of the Salmo salar chromosome ssa10, Ssal_v3.1, whole genome shotgun sequence genome is shown below.
gtTCTGCACCGAGATATAAGTGATTACTTTCCCCATGCTAAagacacacacaatcacagcacctgatcaggtgttgctaatgtgtgcttatacaggttcaggagtaattCTGGGAAGGTACTTtcttgtatactggagcctcagagtggaatgagttgcctctgcccACAAAAACGACATCCTCTCTGCGAagctttaaaaataaagtaaaaaaattgCCCATATGAGTGTACCCTACGATGTAACTGCAATGATGATAGATGTTCtttgtttttatgttttattatctCGCCGTCATACTGTGTTCAATCTTGCGTAGCCATCTTGtttcaagaggaccacaatggaaaaaaAGTCCCAGACTTTGTCTTATCCTTGATGATTTTGCTTAAGCTTTTTCAAGTTGTGtgcttgtttattttatttattaaatggtcaaattaataaactaaacaaaAGAAAAATACTTTGGATGGTCACCTGGCTTGGAGACAAGTGAATAGAAGCACTGAGACACACCCCTAAACAATGGCAGCCTTGTCTGGTCAGTCACACTCAGTGCAGGCTGGTTTAACACACTGGTGCTATTGTGTTCCTCGAAACATTTTTACCTATAAATGAAGGAGGGGGCAGCTGGATATAGCTGTGCGCACACACGCTCAGGTCACAACGACTGAATTTAAATGGGATGTTTTTGCAGAAAGAATTACAATGTATAGGGCTAGCCTAGAAAAAAAACACGCCTCTAATTttacatggggcggcaggtagcataacGGTTAAGAGcagtgggccagtaactgaaaggttgctggtttgaatccctgcgccgactaagtgaaaaatctgtcgatgtgcccttgagcaaagcacttatcCCTAACtgcttctgtaagtcgctctggataatactgtttgctaaatgactaaacattTACAGCCAGCGTATCCCACTGCTGGctggcctctgaagctaagcagggttgtaaagtccgggtagccatttgattacctgttcaggagtctcttggcttgggggtaaaaactgttgagaagcctttttgtcctagacttggcacaccggtactgcttgccatggcTAGGTAACCTAAAGTAGCAGACATAAAACAGGCTCTGgctcatagagatagatagatggaggactcatctttgtatctgtgccatttatAGCATCGGTGATTGCATGGGCAGCAGTGAGGCAATCTCCTttttgaagtagtccattttcttcttcacgattggttgatccctcctgatgacccagttggacatgactccaaccAGGTCACTAGAAAGGATCAGCTAATGAAGGTGGTAGTCCCACTCAGTTGACTACATAAAAATGGTGAAAGCCCTAAATGGCGATGCCCATGCTAATACGGCCTTTTGGCTGGATTACTAGCTAGCGCTAATAGAAAAATGTATTGCAGTCAATGCACTCTAAACTCAGCCTATTGGCATAGCCGTGGGAGGTATGGGTGTTGCAGCACATCCTGAAAAATCAGTTTTTTGATTTTTattaatacaataaaataaaatgttgttcCCCGCCCCCAcaatagtagtgcactgggcctatACTATTCCTATATTAGTGACCAATTTAGCCGTATGCAGAGACGGAAAAATAAttctccccccatcctcctcgcCATTGGCACCTCCACTCCCAAACCTCTGCTTGCTGTTATGCCTATTGgctcttcagtttattttagtaaatactttattGACacctatttttcttaaaactgcattgttggttaatggcttgtaagtaagcatttcactgtaaggtctacacctgttgtattcggcgcatgtgacaaatacaattggatttgattgAACATTCAATAACCGTGTTTTGTTCATACTTATACACATTTACAATAGTCAGGTAATTATTCAGTTTACCTCACTCGCAATCTTTCAACGATAGCAAATCTCCCAGTGTGCCTTGCGCTAGGAAAAACAAAAATGGCGTTTCAGGAAAGTTGTTGAGGACGTAAGAGGAATTGTCAACTGTGAAGCGGTGACATTAAACCTAAATTCAAACACAGAAGCCGAACAAAATGCCTTCTCCTAAAGCCAAAAACAGCGCCAATCGCAGTGGAGGTGGGAGTCCAGGTCTCAGTGGCAGCACCAATGGCAACGGACGCTACGAGTTCATGTCGCTGAACCGAACCCCTCCAGCCACTCTCTTCCAGCGGCCGGGCTCCGACCAAACCGCTGCAGCCAGACTGCGGGCCTCAGAGAGCCCTACCCGGCGAAGAGGCTCCGGGTCCTCCACCTCCTCGAACACAGGCATGCCCGAAGAGGACTGTATGCGGCTCAACCCTTCCTTTATCGGGATAGCCCTTAGCTCCCTCCTCGCCATAGACCTGTGGCTCTCCAAGCGGCTTGGCGTGTGTGCCTGTGAAGATTCATCCTGGGGCAGCATTCGACCATTGATGAAACTGATAGAGATTTCTGGACATGGAATACCATGGCTGGTCGGGACAGCCTACTGCCTGTACAAGGCTGACAGTGCCGCAGGACAGGAAATTATGTTCAATCTCTTCATGGGTAAATATGATCATGTCATATTAATGGGTTTATTCATAGTAATTCTGACAGGCAGCCCCCAGTGTAGACAGCCGGAAGGCTCCGATTAGATTTCTTCCATAGAAATAGAAGGTTGCCACCACTCATTGTCATGCATCCCACCACTCATCCCTATCCCCGGCCTttttacagcacacacacacacacacacacacacacagagtgtttgacttggacaggagctcacTGGAACTGAGTACCAGCACCTGAAGTAATCATCTGCTTGAGTTGCTGCACCTCATATAGAATATTAGCTGAACAGTATTGAGGAGTTGCTGCACCTCATATAGAATATTAGCTGAACAGTATTGAGGATTTGCTGCACCTCATATAGAATATTAGCTGAACAGTATTGAGGAGTTGCTGCACCTAAATATGAATAGTACTGGCACCTATTTCAGTACAAGTCAATCACTGCACCCACAGACCACAAGGAGGATGCCATGCTTAATAATGAATGTCTATATTGGTGTTTTTATTAGATCAGTAGGTAGCCTACATATTTATAGTTTGTAGTGgctccttttctccctcctccATTTGCAATGATGGTAGAAGAGGTAGAAGATGAAAGCACATCCTTGGTAGAAATCAACCCACCCTATTTTTTTCACCCGTCTTGTGCTTTCAGATCAGTGGCAGTACAGATTAGATTAGTCTgagatgagaggaggaaaggatTTGGCACCTTATTCTAATTAGGCCTATCCTGCATATGCCTCCTCATCTACCCATGCCTTacagcagatacacacacacacactatttcacCCCTCCCTTCacaatattttctttattttctcaGTTTCTTTCCTTTCCTTTGGTGCCAGCTCCTTACCTGTAACGGTCATCCCTCCGTTCATCCTGTGATCCATCTgtttctctccttcactcctgTCCAGaggccatccctctctccatccccacatccagcagatctctctctctgctccactcttCACAACAGATCAGGCAAGgtgacacacagtacagtatTATAATTCCTTATGATTATGCGCCCTAGTGTATCTAGCACACTTAAGGCAATATTTTGGAGGCTTAATTCCAAGCATCTATCTTGAATACTACAGcacgggttgactcataaccagcAGTCCCTGTGGTTATATCCACGGGGCGGGtgggtttagggtcatgaaatattgtaTGGATGAAGGGCAggtgggttgaataaagagaaagcAATGCATTAAAAATCCACATGTATAATAATTTTGCAAttcatatctataggctacatttgaGGTTTTTCTTGCATCATTTTTATCTTCAATAATTGCGTAAGCCTATGCTTTAGGGCCTAACTACGCGCACCAAATGCACGGCAATcaccaaatgcttttgggaacttgGGCAGAAAAAGATCATGTCGATCCACTGAGGGAAAAAGGATAAGGTCGGAGTtgaattcaataagagaaaagctgtgaaatggagagttgaaaataaagaaaatggaGGGCCAGGACggtaatgtttgggaaagatttggtgaagtggtaaaagagcaTGATACCACTTCACCAAAGTTAtattatgtgtgatgattgtgaggcgctatacaaattcGAGAGTCACAAGATGGGGACTTCAAATATGGCACATCAAggaaactgtagcctactgttcagatggttTAAATTGAATAGTAACTGAAGTCTGGACCCTGAATATAAACTCTCACATAGCCTAATATAATAtcaactcctgcagaattatacATTATtttgcagtaaaatgatacacaaaatgtacattttgactCGGGAGCAAGAGTggagaaatatttatttatttcagcatctTTAAAGAATGAATGTGCAGTCTGTAAAGGTGCCATCTTTATCAGagtcataaaagctgatagtatttcaaccacaaaatatgcatccaagccgaaTTTAAATTTCATTAAACATGTTGGGTGGTTTTCACTGCTTTTAATTTCCCTAActggtcaaactgatgtcattagAATATTTTGCACAGAAAGTCTTTTTGgtattgcattttctccccggtccctaaatgGCTGCTGCGCAAGAGAAGCAGAGATGAAAGGGAACTTTACCAATGTCAACTAGAGTAAAGCATTCATCGATTTATGACATTATAGTGAGCAAGgggtttatttttttcttctaggGCATAATAACAGAAGAGAAACTctatgtatctaattatagataagttgactaacaaatattctaccaaaatgtcagaaattatAAGCAAAAACATATCTAAATTAAGTATAAAAAATGTATCCCGCACCACCTGTCAAAATTGTTCTGCCGTCTCCGACTGTACAGAGCATTTTCTATCGGCCTATTTGCAGGTTAGGGTTGGGTGCAGGACAGCTTTTCACTTCATCACATAGTCAGGtggttgcggatgggttattaaCAAATGCGTGTGAACAAACGGCTGACCCGCGCATCACTagtaaacacgcacacacactcttcagATGCTGGTGCCaaattctctcacacacacacacacttacaatgCTGATGCTAGAAATACACATCCAGGGGGGATCAGGCAGAGTGTGCCATCTCTTGTCGTCTCAAGTCTTCCAACGCTATGAACAGTCAGACACTAGAAGAGACAGAGAATGTCCCCTGTTGGTGTGTAGTGGTCCTGGGGTGAAAGAGTGAATGTCTGCCGGTCTCACAGTCAGAAAAATAAACAGAGTTACAGAGAGCGAGGGGTCCTCTGTGCAGTATAAGTATTCACAAGGTTCAGCCGGAGCTagaatctacagtacagtagcagaGTGTGCCGGTACCACTCAGTCGGCAGAAGTCTGTTGCTCTGTGACGCAAGCAGACGGGAGAGGCGGTCCctgttgtgtgactgtgtgatgcaGCCAGAAGGGCTGGAGGAGCCAATGACAGCTGCTCCTTTACAGCCCAGATAAGGACACCTCTTGGAGAAAGACTGcagctctctctttgtttctttctctttcctcacacatcttctgtctctctttcccttcctggCAAAAGGCCAAAGCTGTTACTGAGcgcgtgtcagtgtgtgtttgtgtggaggttCGGCTCAAACAGGCGTAGAGTTTGTTGTCTCATATACTGTGATAACATTATACGTTTGTGTGGGTGCAATGTGTATTGTTGCTAATACTATATGCTGGGTGttagtgtatttgtgtgtgcatacatttgtttgttttggtactgtataCTGTTTACTGACTGGTCTGTTTGCTAACCATGTAATTGCTCtcatctctttccccctctctctcatatctcccaCCCCGTTCTGCATCCTCTCCCCTCAGCTCTCATTCTTGACCTGATCCTGGTTGGAATCGTGAAAGCGGTCGTCCGTCGGCGCCGCCCATCCCACAACCACATGGACATGTTCGCCACCTTCTCCGTGGACCGCTACTCCTTCCCCTCGGGGCACGCCACCCGGTCCACCATGTGTGCCCGTTTCCTGCTGGCCCACTTGGTGCTGGCCGCCCCCCTGCGGGTGCTTGTGTtcctgtggtctggtctggtggggCTGAGCCGGGTGCTGCTGGGAAGACACAACATGACCGATGTGCTGTTTGGCTTTCTGATGGGCTACTGCCAGTACAACCTGGTGGAGATGCTCTGGGTATCATCGCTGGGCATGCAGGGGTTCCTGGGGCTCATccaggggtgagaggagggggtGGGAGACAGACGCCCTGTCCCAATATGTATGAAACATTGACTGATCCTGTCCCATACTGACACTGTGGTCACTCATCATTGCCTGTTCAAGACAAACAACTACAACAAAGCCTACCAACCATCCACCCATATGTAACTGCAATCAGAAGTACCTAGGAGCAGGGTGCTCTTCCATACTGTGataaaagagagggggagtgagagaaagtgtgtctgtgtgtgtgtctgagaacaCATCTCTCTGAAAGGGGAGAATGAATGCTATAGGTTGAAACTTATGAATTGATTATGGTGTCTGTGGGGTGCTCTGAAAAGAGCAATGTAATTTATGGAGGACACATCATGTATTGATTTATTTTAAACTTGTAAGGTATAGAGCCTCACATttcacagggaaatggttccaatcgttttttccaccattcatttttcccatagggaattttagaaagactttaaataagggctgtgtttaaatctctctcggacaaggtgacttttattaaTATATTCCGCTCTATTTACTCTGATTTGAAAATTCTAATTGGCATCAAACTAGatatcatgcaagactacaaatccctgtaAGTTCCAGCACGTCATCTCtaactgacacctttgctaacaggtattgtgtcaatttaaaacttgcacaagaccgttcacagaattgtcaattttaaagaaatgtagccaatttattcattactatatttagctaacattagatagttaatctaGAGACTCTTACCTTTGCCTGgattcggcagtctcgtccacatcatcatggcatttgtagtttttTAAGATagtcacattagcagctaattgaCGTTTAcattttggggggtaaatacaggcaaatatattgataaaa
Proteins encoded:
- the plpp6 gene encoding polyisoprenoid diphosphate/phosphate phosphohydrolase PLPP6 isoform X2; this encodes MPSPKAKNSANRSGGGSPGLSGSTNGNGRYEFMSLNRTPPATLFQRPGSDQTAAARLRASESPTRRRGSGSSTSSNTGMPEEDCMRLNPSFIGIALSSLLAIDLWLSKRLGVCACEDSSWGSIRPLMKLIEISGHGIPWLVGTAYCLYKADSAAGQEIMFNLFMALILDLILVGIVKAVVRRRRPSHNHMDMFATFSVDRYSFPSGHATRSTMCARFLLAHLVLAAPLRVLVFLWSGLVGLSRVLLGRHNMTDVLFGFLMGYCQYNLVEMLWVSSLGMQGFLGLIQG
- the plpp6 gene encoding polyisoprenoid diphosphate/phosphate phosphohydrolase PLPP6 isoform X1, with the translated sequence MPSPKAKNSANRSGGGSPGLSGSTNGNGRYEFMSLNRTPPATLFQRPGSDQTAAARLRASESPTRRRGSGSSTSSNTGMPEEDCMRLNPSFIGIALSSLLAIDLWLSKRLGVCACEDSSWGSIRPLMKLIEISGHGIPWLVGTAYCLYKADSAAGQEIMFNLFMEAIPLSIPTSSRSLSLLHSSQQIRQALILDLILVGIVKAVVRRRRPSHNHMDMFATFSVDRYSFPSGHATRSTMCARFLLAHLVLAAPLRVLVFLWSGLVGLSRVLLGRHNMTDVLFGFLMGYCQYNLVEMLWVSSLGMQGFLGLIQG